In one window of Nicotiana tabacum cultivar K326 chromosome 12, ASM71507v2, whole genome shotgun sequence DNA:
- the LOC107795148 gene encoding heterogeneous nuclear ribonucleoprotein 1-like, translated as MMESDLGKLFIGGISWDTDEDRLKEYFGSYGEVVEAVIMRDRNTGRARGFGFVVFSDPAVAERVVMEKHMIDGRTVEAKKAVPRDDQQIIINRNNSSIQGSPGPGRTKKIFVGGLASTVTESDFKTYFDQFGTITDVVVMYDHNTQRPRGFGFITYDSEDAVDRTLYKNFHELNGKMVEVKRAVPKELSPGPSRSPLPMGFNYGLNRANNFLNNYAAHGYNLTSVGGYGVRMDGRYSPVAGGRTGFSQFASPGYGMGVNLDPALSPTFAGASNFSNNLGYGRILNPYFAGNSSRYTTPIGYSTSSNRGESFLSSPTRNLWGNIGLNSSANSGGLGSFVGSTSGNYGVFGNNGGNWGASLISAPSGNSSGYGGGNFRSGENNYGLGSGGLGRNNAAGAATTTSFTASTGAYEGSYGDQFHGGSVYGDRAWQAVSSDADGSGSFEYGLGNPADVSAKDSEDYIGNYSIANRQSNRGIAA; from the exons ATGATGGAGTCAGATCTCGGTAAGCTATTTATAGGTGGGATTTCTTGGGACACGGATGAGGATCGTCTTAAAGAATATTTCGGGTCATATGGAGAAGTGGTGGAAGCTGTGATCATGAGAGATCGTAATACTGGTCGTGCTCGTGGTTTTGGTTTTGTTGTCTTTTCTGATCCTGCTGTTGCTGAAAGAGTGGTTATGGAGAAGCACATGATCGACGGGCGAACG GTTGAGGCAAAGAAGGCTGTTCCTAGAGATGatcaacaaataataataaatagaaaCAATAGCAGCATTCAAGGATCGCCTGGTCCTGGACGCACAAAAAAGATATTTGTAGGAGGCTTAGCATCTACAGTCACGGAGAGTGATTTTAAGACATACTTTGATCAGTTTGGTACAATTACAGACGTCGTAGTGATGTATGACCATAATACTCAGAGGCCAAGAGGGTTTGGATTTATAACTTATGATTCAGAGGATGCAGTTGATAGGACATTGTACAAGAATTTTCATGAACTAAATGGTAAAATGGTGGAAGTAAAGCGCGCTGTTCCAAAGGAGCTATCTCCGGGTCCCAGCCGCAGCCCTCTCCCCATGGGATTCAACTACGGACTCAATAGAGCCAACAACTTCCTTAACAACTACGCTGCTCACGGGTATAATCTAACTTCAGTCGGAGGATATGGGGTCAGAATGGATGGCAGGTATAGTCCGGTTGCCGGTGGTCGTACCGGTTTCTCTCAGTTTGCTTCTCCTGGTTATGGAATGGGTGTCAATTTGGATCCCGCTTTGAGCCCCACCTTTGCAGGAGCTTCCAACTTTAGCAATAATCTTGGTTACGGGCGAATATTGAACCCGTATTTTGCTGGAAATTCAAGCAGATACACTACTCCTATTGGATATAGCACAAGCAGCAATAGAGGGGAGTCTTTTCTAAGCTCCCCAACGAGGAATTTATGGGGAAACATTGGCCTTAACTCTTCAGCAAATTCTGGTGGCCTGGGTTCATTTGTGGGCTCCACAAGTGGTAATTACGGCGTCTTCGGGAATAACGGTGGTAATTGGGGTGCATCTCTTATTTCTGCTCCCAGTGGTAATTCTTCCGGATACGGTGGTGGGAATTTCAGGAGTGGGGAAAATAATTACGGCCTGGGATCGGGCGGACTTGGAAGAAATAATGCAGCAGGTGCTGCTACTACTACATCATTTACAGCATCAACTGGCGCTTACGAGGGGTCTTACGGAGATCAATTCCATGGCGGTTCAGTGTACGGTGATCGAGCTTGGCAAGCTGTGTCTTCTGATGCAGATGGTTCTGGTTCATTTGAATATGGTCTTGGAAATCCAGCAGATGTTTCTGCTAAAGATTCTGAGGATTATATTGGAAATTACAGTATTGCAAATAGACAATCGAATAGAG